One window of Camelina sativa cultivar DH55 chromosome 4, Cs, whole genome shotgun sequence genomic DNA carries:
- the LOC104779563 gene encoding zinc finger CCCH domain-containing protein 17-like: MFAPATQPQQQQQPQQQKQKQSETVSSAEEEALKWNTDCVYFLASPLTCKKGPECEYRHSEYARMNPRDCYYWLNGNCMNPKCGFRHPPLEGLLGNQGGSVQPSHATVQNPGVAKQPVPCVFFQKGMCVKGDMCSFLHMPNPAAYKKQHPVEATDPQISKKPTENNTGEKKFPDASLSKVVKARTDISAAPRVASAGLRDNRSVERYVPKHAGYEPVVQRKGAGAPSFTEGGRPTQLLHKYGSDDNNNGKDADDVLRESSPGFDVLVDNEAGDTEYYHVEDRYGRRSQERGNPEYDPDFSTIANGDREGFRDQRFDPYEQREDRYAWGHRRVSSERGDRLDRRVYAEDERSKNIQESDLRYRLAKQKRSVGSHDYAAPDSSMDRGYRDSRRDTHRENSISSSRLQGRIKLRERSNGEEGHFDRRSERGRDRSELSSQGRLRDRIKGRLEENHSGIQERGLRAPWARRRELEEERKLTPISIAETRSSKVESKPEQSLGKRKSLEEDRHSHKRSGDSFAAPLPFSEILKRKRAAASGGRSYKDETISKEEAGDETKLITEEKTEVVSEPNLPREAEVEEGTVMEEQEVVGEEEVYEGNEEEQAYEGDELNGEYYYEEGYEEEGGEYAYEEGEEVVYAAEEGQEEATEGGEAEGEEDIEEKTVEMLS, from the exons atgtttgcGCCTGCGACTCAACCGCAACAGCAACAACAGCCGcagcagcagaagcagaagcaatCGGAGACTGTTTCATCTGCTGAGGAAGAAGCTTTGAAGTGGAACACCGATTGTGTTTACTTTCTTGCTTCTCCTTTAACCTGCAAGAAG GGACCTGAGTGTGAGTATCGCCACAGTGAGTATGCACGTATGAACCCAAGGGATTGCTATTATTGGCTGAATGGAAATTGTATGAATCCCAAATGTGGCTTTAGGCATCCT CCTTTGGAGGGATTGTTGGGAAATCAAGGAGGTTCTGTACAGCCATCACATGCCACCGTGCAGAATCCTGGTGTTGCAAAACAGCCGGTTCCATGTGTCTTCTTTCAAAAAGGCATGTGTGTGAAAGGGGATATGTGTTCATTCTTGCACATGCCGAATCCTGCTGCTTATAAGAAACAGCATCCCGTAGAAGCTACTGATCCTCAGATTTCCAAAAAGCCAACTGAAAATAACACTGGGGAGAAGAAATTTCCTGATGCTAGCCTCTCAAAGGTGGTTAAAGCACGTACTGACATATCAGCTGCACCAAGAGTCGCTTCTGCTGGACTAAGGGATAATAGAAGTGTAGAGAGATACGTTCCAAAACATGCGGGCTATGAGCCTGTTGTGCAGAGAAAGGGTGCAGGAGCTCCTTCTTTTACTGAAGGAGGCCGTCCGACTCAGTTGCTTCATAAATATGGATCTGATGATAATAACAATGGTAAGGATGCAGATGACGTCTTAAGAGAGTCGTCTCCTGGGTTTGATGTTCTTGTGGATAATGAGGCTGGAGATACTGAGTATTATCATGTTGAAGATCGATATGGACGGAGAAGTCAGGAGAGAGGAAACCCAGAATATGACCCTGATTTCAGTACAATTGCAAATGGTGATAGAGAAGGATTCCGTGATCAGCGTTTTGATCCATATGAGCAGAGGGAAGACAGGTATGCATGGGGCCACCGTCGAGTTTCATCTGAGAGAGGTGATCGTTTGGACAGAAGGGTTTATGCAGAAGATGAGAGATCAAAGAACATACAGGAATCGGATCTGAGATATCGTTTGGCTAAGCAGAAGAGATCAGTAGGAAGCCATGACTATGCTGCTCCTGACTCTTCTATGGACAGAGGATATAGAGACTCTCGTAGGGACACACATAGGGAAAACTCCATTAGCAGTAGCCGTCTTCAGGGTAGAATTAAGCTTCGTGAGAGAAGCAATGGCGAAGAAGGTCACTTCGACAGGAGAAGTGAGAGAGGAAGGGACAGAAGTGAGTTATCATCTCAGGGTAGACTCCGAGATAGAATTAAGGGTAGGTTAGAGGAAAACCATAGTGGTATTCAGGAAAGAGGACTCCGGGCTCCATGGGCTAGAAGAAGAGaactggaagaagaaagaaaattaactcCAATAAGCATTGCAGAAACTAGAAGCAGCAAAGTGGAAAGTAAGCCAGAGCAGTCTCTTGGGAAGAGGAAAAGCTTGGAAGAGGATCGTCATAGTCATAAGCGATCAGGAGACTCATTTGCAGCTCCGTTGCCTTTCAGTGAGATTCTCAAGAGAAAAAGAGCGGCTGCATCTGGTGGTAGGAGCTACAAGGACGAGACCATATCGAAAGAGGAAGCTGGAGATGAGACCAAACTCATAACAGAAGAGAAAACCGAGGTTGTCTCTGAACCAAACCTTCCCCGCGAAGCTGAAGTAGAAGAAGGAACGGTGATGGAGGAACAAGAAGTCGTTGGGGAGGAAGAAGTGTATGAAGGAAATGAAGAGGAGCAAGCTTATGAAGGCGATGAGCTAAACGGAGAGTACTATTACGAAGAAGGATATGAAGAAGAGGGAGGAGAATACGCCtatgaagaaggtgaagaagtaGTTTACGCTGCTGAGGAAGGACAAGAAGAAGCAACAGAAGGAGGTGAAGCTGAGGGTGAAGAAGACATTGAGGAGAAGACCGTTGAGATGTTGTCATAA
- the LOC104779564 gene encoding uncharacterized protein LOC104779564 — protein MDYERIGKTQDTTNSGGGFSPGKLRSMLLLGVDRKKKEEEEEEDSTPPTMRSGSNHIDDPRVYVASGLDDCKDVDVVSEIADCSTSGMARAVSLGLQEYPSLDYDNVNEIKSVPAASSVFEFQKSEKEKVPQRMPIRSFSKPAPSKWDDAQKWIASPTANRPKTGGQVQVPGSRKGPSFGRQSSMKIVEVADQRAVEEPDTKRIDVSEVRKETGHKFVSWEVDAYTAADSYVKPVLMVENSIVGSVTEVNLSRHDSSVATAFAQPPSTARSVSMRDMGTEMTPIASQEPSRNGTPIRATTPIRSPISSEPSSPGRQASASPMTKKELSEKELQMKTRREIMVLGTQLGKLNIAAWASKEDEDKDASTSLKTKASLQTSKSVSEARATAWEEAEKAKHMARFRREEMKIQAWENHQKAKSEAEMKKTEVEVERIKGQAQDRLMKKLAAIERKAEEKRAAAEAKKDRQAAKTEKQAEQIRRTGKVPSLLFSCFSFCS, from the exons ATGGATTACGAACGAATCGGAAAGACCcag GATACTACTAATAGCGGCGGCGGGTTTTCACCGGGAAAGTTAAGGAGTATGCTTCTTCTGGGTgttgatagaaagaagaaagaagaagaagaagaagaagactctacTCCTCCTACAATGAGATCTGGGTCTAATCATATTGATGACCCTAGGGTTTATG TTGCTAGTGGTTTAGATGATTGTAAAGATGTTGATGTTGTGAGTGAGATTGCTGATTGTTCTACTTCAGGGATGGCTCGAGCTGTTAGTTTGGGTCTTCAAGAGTATCCGAGTCTTGATTATGATAATGTGAATGAGATTAAGAGTGTTCCTGCTGCATCATCTGTCTTTGAGTTTCAAAAGTCTGAAAAGGAAAAGGTTCCTCAAAGAATGCCTATTAGATCATTCTCTAAACCGGCCCCATCTAAATGGGATGATGCTCAGAAATGGATTGCTAGTCCAACAGCTAACCGACCAAAGACTGGAGGACAGGTTCAGGTTCCGGGTTCGAGGAAAGGGCCTAGCTTTGGTCGCCAGTCTTCTATGAAGATTGTTGAAGTTGCTGATCAAAGAGCGGTTGAAGAACCTGATACAAAGCGGATAGATGTAAGCGAAGTGAGAAAGGAGACAGGACACAAGTTTGTTAGCTGGGAAGTCGATGCATACACAGCTGCGGATTCATATGTGAAACCGGTTCTTATGGTTGAGAATTCTATTGTAGGATCAGTTACTGAAG TTAATCTCAGTCGACATGACTCGTCAGTTGCGACTGCGTTTGCTCAACCGCCTTCAACAGCAAGATCTGTATCGATGAGAGACATGGGGACCGAAATGACTCCTATAGCTAGCCAAGAACCTTCAAGAAACGGGACACCGATCAGGGCAACAACGCCTATCAGAAGTCCTATATCTTCTGAACCTTCAAGTCCAGGGCGACAAGCATCAGCTTCTCCTATGACTAAGAAGGAACTGTCAGAGAAAGAGCTTCAAATGAAAACTAGGAGAGAGATAATGGTGTTGGGTACTCAACTTGGTAAATTAAACATTGCTGCTTGGGCTAGCAAAGAGGATGAAGACAAAGACGCTTCCACATCACTGAAGACCAAAGCTTCTCTACAAACTTCTAAAAGTGTTTCTGAAGCTCGTGCTACCGCCTGGGAGGAAGCAGAAAAGGCTAAGCACATGGCTAG GTTCAGACGGGAAGAGATGAAGATTCAAGCATGGGAGAATCATCAGAAGGCGAAATCTGAAGCCGAGATGAAGAAAACCGAG GTGGAAGTTGAGAGGATTAAAGGACAAGCGCAAGACCGGTTGATGAAGAAACTAGCTGCAATCGAGCGCAAAGCAGAGGAGAAGCGAGCAGCGGCTGAAGCAAAGAAAGATCGTCAGGCAGCTAAAACGGAGAAACAAGCTGAACAAATCAGAAGAACAGGCAAAGTACCTTCATTGTTGTTCTCTTGCTTTAGCTTTTGTTCTTAA
- the LOC104783463 gene encoding tobamovirus multiplication protein 3, with protein sequence MVSLVLIFGQHSFIGQARAVSTDGLRPSFFTINAVVYVVQICLWLVLWWKPVRVMIILSKMFFAGVSLFAALGFLLYGGRLFLMLQRFPVESKGRSKKLQEVGYVTTICFTCFLIRCIMMCFAAFDEGANLDVLEHPILNFIYYLLVEILPSSLVLFILRKLPPKRGITQYSQIR encoded by the exons atggtatctttggttttgatttttggccaACACTCTTTTATTGGACAGGCGCGTGCAGTATCTACTGATGGATTGAGGCCAAGCTTCTTCACAATTAATGCAGTTGTATATGTAGTTCAG ATTTGTCTTTGGTTGGTTTTGTGGTGGAAGCCTGTTCGAGTTATGATCATCCTCTCTAAGATGTTCTTTGCTG GTGTTTCATTGTTCGCTGCCCTTGGATTTTTACTTTATGGTGGAAG GCTTTTCCTAATGTTGCAAAGGTTTCCAGTAGAATCTAAAGGGCGCAGCAAAAAGCTGCAAGAG GTTGGTTACGTGACAACCATCTGTTTCACGTGTTTCCTCATCAGATGTATCATG ATGTGCTTTGCTGCTTTCGATGAGGGGGCAAACCTTGATGTGTTAGAACATCCCATCCTCAACTTCATATATTACCTG TTGGTGGAGATATTACCGTCTTCTCTGGTCCTCTTCATCTTGAGAAAGCTACCACCAAAACGAGGCATTACACAATACAGTCAGATTCGCTGA